A genome region from Trichosurus vulpecula isolate mTriVul1 chromosome 5, mTriVul1.pri, whole genome shotgun sequence includes the following:
- the IGFBP6 gene encoding insulin-like growth factor-binding protein 6, with amino-acid sequence MTPRGLLLLLLPLLLGARLGTSARCPDCGQGAPAGCPGGCLEEEEGVAQPQPEGCTEAGGCVRREGELCGVYTPNCGPGLQCHPPEDDETPLRALLLGRGRCRRSRGPSGESPKGTKPSPGGPQQQDANRGGREKNSGTPSTPSRPSPGGGQDSEMGPCRRHLDTVLQQLQAEVYRGARTLYVPNCDHKGFYRKRQCRSSQGLRRGPCWCVTRMGQPLTGPTESDANSLCLSDPSG; translated from the exons ATGACCCCCCGCGGGctcttgttgctgctgctgcccctgctgCTGGGTGCCCGCCTGGGTACCTCGGCACGGTGTCCAGACTGTGGGCAGGGGGCGCCGGCGGGCTGCCCCGGGGGCtgcttggaggaggaggaaggggtagCACAGCCGCAGCCAGAAGGGTGTACAGAGGCCGGAGGGTGCGTCAGGCGGGAGGGGGAGCTATGTGGGGTTTACACCCCTAACTGTGGCCCAGGGCTCCAATGCCACCCCCCAGAAGATGATGAGACACCACTCCGAGCATTGCTGCTTGGCCGGGGTCGCTGCCGAAGGTCCAGGGGGCCATCAG GGGAGAGTCCTAAGGGAACCAAGCCCAGCCCAGGGGGCCCCCAGCAGCAGGATGCGAACCGTGGAGGTCGAGAGAAGAACTCGGGCACCCCCTCCACTCCTTCCCGACCCAGTCCTGGGGGTGGACAAGACAGTGAGATG GGTCCGTGCCGCCGCCACCTAGACACAGTGTTACAGCAGCTCCAGGCTGAGGTGTACCGAGGTGCTCGAACTCTTTACGTGCCCAACTGTGACCACAAAGGCTTCTACAGGAAGCGGCAG TGTCGGTCATCTCAAGGGCTGCGCAGGGGACCCTGTTGGTGTGTAACCCGAATGGGACAACCTCTGACTGGCCCCACTGAATCGGATGCAaactccctctgtctttctgacCCCAGTGGTTGA